From Vulpes vulpes isolate BD-2025 chromosome 7, VulVul3, whole genome shotgun sequence, one genomic window encodes:
- the OR11L1 gene encoding olfactory receptor 11L1 yields the protein MKPPNVSSVTEFQLLGFQNLLEWQTLLFPIFLFIYFLTVTGNVVIIAVVSEDQQLHSPMYVFLKHLSFLEIWYTSTIVPLLLANLLCHGQAISFPACMMQLYFFVFFGATECFLLAMMAYDRYLAICNPLHYSFLMSPEICTKLVAISWLTGVGTGFLPSLMISKLDFCGPNQINHFFCDLPPLMQLSCSSVFITRMVIFILSIAVLCICFFLTLISYVFIVSTILRIPSASGQMKTFSTCGSHLAVVTIYYGTMISMYVRPNDHLSPEISKIISVFYTVVTPLLNPVIYSLRNQEFKEAVRRVMRKKCGIYGVRVKGSFCVR from the coding sequence ATGAAGCCCCCAAACGTGTCCAGTGTCACTGAGTTTCAGCTGCTGGGGTTCCAGAACCTTCTTGAATGGCAGACACTGCTCTTTCCCATTTTCTTGTTCATCTACTTTCTCACAGTCACAGGGAATGTTGTCATTATTGCAGTGGTGAGCGAGGACCAGCAACTACACTCACCCATGTACGTATTTCTCAAACATCTCTCCTTTCTGGAGATCTGGTATACATCCACCATTGTGCCCCTTCTCCTAGCCAACCTACTCTGCCATGGCCAAGCCATCTCCTTCCCTGCGTGTATGATGCAGCTTTACTTCTTTGTGTTCTTTGGGGCTACCGAATGCTTTCTTCTGGCTATGATGGCCTATGACCGATATCTGGCCATCTGCAACCCACTCCACTACTCTTTCCTGATGAGTCCTGAAATCTGCACCAAGTTGGTGGCAATCTCCTGGTTGACAGGTGTTGGCACAGGATTTCTGCCCTCGCTAATGATTTCCAAGTTGGATTTCTGTGGTCCTAACCAGATCAATCATTTCTTCTGTGACCTCCCACCCCTCATGCAGCTCTCATGTTCCAGTGTGTTTATCACCAGGATGGTCATCTTTATCCTGTCAATTGCAGTGCTgtgcatttgcttttttcttactCTCATATCCTATGTTTTCATTGTGTCTACCATATTGAGAATTCCTTCAGCCTCTGGCCAGATGAAGACCTTTTCCACATGTGGCTCCCATTTGGCTGTTGTCACTATCTACTATGGGACCATGATCTCCATGTATGTTCGCCCCAATGACCACTTATCACCTGAAATTAGTAAGATAATTTCTGTCTTCTATACTGTGGTCACCCCATTGCTGAACCCTGTCATCTACAGCTTGAGGAACCAAGAATTCAAAGAGGCTGTTAGAAGAGTCATGAGAAAAAAGTGTGGTATCTATGGAGTAAGAGTGAAGGGGAGTTTCTGTGTTAGGtaa